The Desulfomicrobium escambiense DSM 10707 genome segment TCATGCGCAGGAGCTTGGAGCGCTTGGCCTTGTCCTCGTCGGTCTCCACGCCCTTGGAGGCGAAGCCGTCGACCACGCCGAGGATGCCGCGCCCCTGGTCCGTCTGGGCCACGATGGCCTGGACCGGGTTGGCCGAGGCGCAGAAGAGGCGCACGACCTCGGGCACGTTCTGGATCGTGTTGACGACGTTGATGGGGTACATGTCGCGCATGAAGAGGATGAAGCTGTGCCCGCAGGACAGGGCCTGGGCGTTTTCGGCGGCCAGCTGGACCAGATCCGGGTCCGTGCCGGAGGTGCGGATCAGGCAGGCGTCGGAGGCCTCGCAGAAGGCCAGGCCGAACTTCGCGCCGGGCACGGTGTTGACCATGGCCTCGTGCACGTCCTCAACCGTTTTGATGAAGTGCGACATGCCGAGGATCATGTTCAGGGACTGGGGGTTCTTGATCGGGACGATGGTCAGCTCCATCGGATGCTCCTTGGTGTGGAATTGGCTACTTCTGGACCCTGGACGAACCGTCGCTGGAGCGCAGCACGCGCACCCGTTCGCCGGGCGAGAACTGGACATCTGCTTCCTGGACGATGGACAGGACCTGCCCGGTGTCGAGTTCGACCATGATTTCAAGGCCGTTGCGTCTGGTCAGGCCTTCCTCGGACACGGCGCCCACGGCCGCGCCGCCCAGGGCGCCAATCACGCCGCCAACGACCCGTCCTGCTCCGCCGCCGACTTGGCTGCCGAGGACGCCGCCGGCCACGCCGCCGGCCACGGTCCCGAGGCCGCTCTGGGTGCCCTCGATCTGGACGCTGCGGACTTCACGCACCGTTCCGTAGTTGACCGTCATTTCCTGCCGCGCCTGGTCGCGGGAATAGACCTGCCCGGACCGGCTTGATGCGCAGGATGCCAGAAACCCTGTCCCGACAAGCAGAACGAGGGCGATGATGCACGTCATGTTGCGTTTCAGCATTGTTCGCTCCTTGGTTTCGGTGATCGGAAATGTCCGGCGTCCATGCGATGCACGGCCGAAACGAACCATACTCCATAAGTATAGGCGCTTGGCGAGGCGGGTCAAGGCAGGCCCCCGCCGGGAGGCTCACT includes the following:
- a CDS encoding adenosine-specific kinase; protein product: MELTIVPIKNPQSLNMILGMSHFIKTVEDVHEAMVNTVPGAKFGLAFCEASDACLIRTSGTDPDLVQLAAENAQALSCGHSFILFMRDMYPINVVNTIQNVPEVVRLFCASANPVQAIVAQTDQGRGILGVVDGFASKGVETDEDKAKRSKLLRMIGYKF
- a CDS encoding glycine zipper 2TM domain-containing protein, whose protein sequence is MLKRNMTCIIALVLLVGTGFLASCASSRSGQVYSRDQARQEMTVNYGTVREVRSVQIEGTQSGLGTVAGGVAGGVLGSQVGGGAGRVVGGVIGALGGAAVGAVSEEGLTRRNGLEIMVELDTGQVLSIVQEADVQFSPGERVRVLRSSDGSSRVQK